A genomic segment from Candidatus Pacearchaeota archaeon encodes:
- a CDS encoding DUF655 domain-containing protein: MIKEEYAIILDFLPYGYPLERRGMAVAQAICENELILLELIPRRGITLELKERVYIGEGKRDKIHFIKGRLLREKLTETAKKNLEEFIKEMVEKKEKKFVEFFNKAQPINTRIHQLELLPGFGKKHKEDIIRAREEKPFESFEDIKKRIPSLPDPKKAVEKRIFEELTELQRHNLFAK, from the coding sequence ATGATAAAAGAAGAATATGCAATTATATTAGATTTTTTACCATATGGTTATCCTTTAGAAAGAAGGGGAATGGCTGTAGCTCAGGCTATATGTGAAAATGAATTAATATTATTAGAATTAATACCAAGAAGAGGAATAACATTAGAATTAAAAGAAAGAGTTTATATAGGAGAAGGGAAAAGAGATAAAATTCATTTTATAAAAGGAAGACTATTAAGAGAAAAATTAACAGAAACCGCAAAAAAAAATTTAGAAGAATTTATAAAGGAGATGGTAGAAAAAAAAGAAAAAAAATTTGTTGAATTTTTTAATAAAGCTCAACCAATAAATACGAGAATTCATCAATTAGAGTTACTTCCGGGTTTTGGAAAAAAACATAAAGAAGATATAATAAGAGCAAGAGAAGAAAAACCATTTGAAAGTTTTGAAGATATAAAAAAAAGAATACCTAGCTTACCAGATCCAAAAAAAGCTGTAGAAAAAAGGATATTTGAAGAATTAACAGAATTACAAAGGCATAATTTATTTGCTAAATAA